The Oncorhynchus mykiss isolate Arlee chromosome 17, USDA_OmykA_1.1, whole genome shotgun sequence genomic interval TGTTCTGTAGACCTATGACACTGACGCTACATGATACATTTGGCTGTTATTAAAATATAAATCTCAATGCATTTCAGCACACTGATATCATAAATGAGGGTCTATTGCTGTCCTCTTAAAAGCTGGGAAAAAAACACCTTTGCAGAGTGGATGAAGCCAACACATGCTGTACCCTACATTATATGAGCATAACACTCATAGGAGTTTCACCTACTCAATCGTTCTCAGAGCGGGAAAGGCAACCAATGAAAAAGAAGAGGAGGCGGGAATACCAAACGGAGAGCAGGTAGACATGTCACTTGATAGGCAAAATAAACACGTTTGGGAAAAAAGTGAGGGAGGAATAGGAAGTACAAAATTCTGCAGGAGCGAGCAGCATATAAGCAAAGTTGAATATAGTTCTTCATTTTGTGCATTAATGTCCTGTTTCCAGTTAGTCTAATTAACTGAATAAATACTAAATGTGATGCAAGCTAAAATTAGTTAGGTAAAATGTGTTTTCTACGTTGTTAGCAAGCCAACAGTTTAGCCTTAGTTACCAAGCTGCTAGCTAGCTCAACAGTTTCAgccttacagtgccttcagacctttgacttattccacattttgtgttgcagcctgaataaaatgtttaaatatatattttttaaatcacccatctacacataccccataatgacaaagtaaaaacatgtttatagaaatgtttgcaaatgtattgaaaatgaaataaagaaATATCTATTACataccctgagtcaatactttgtacaagcacctttggcagagattacagcagtgagtctttctgggtaagtctataagagctttccacacctcgattgtgcaatatttgcccattattctttacagaattcttcaagctctgtcaaattggttattgatcaacagcagtgtatatttggccttgtgttttaggttattgtcctgctgaatggtgaGTTTGTCTccaagtgtctgttggaaagcagacaaccaggttttccttcaggattttgcctgtgcttagctctattccatttattttgatCCTAAAATAttcagtccttgccgatgacacacacataacatgatgcagccaccaccatgcttggaaaatatgaagagtggtactcagtcatGTGGTGTttgatttgcctcaaacatactgtaatgctttgtattcaggacatagttCACTTTGACCCATTTCTGtacagttttactttagtaccttattgcaaacaggatgcatgttttggaatattacaTTCTGTACAGACTTTCTCCTCTTCACTtttggttagtattgtggagtaacaatgtacaatgctgttgatccagcctcagttctctcctatcacagccattaagcaTGGCCATCAGCCACCTACAATCTCTAAAAACTTGGTTTGTCAATTTGATCTTGGGGTGGGCTACTGCTGAAAAAGTATAGCCGACAATAAGCAGGTTCACTGACAAGCTTTCAAATAGCGTTACCATTGCATGAACACCTGCTGTGACTATCATTAGCAAACTAATTATGCCAAGAGAAGAAAGTGTTACAGTTCAAGAGTAATCAGGACACTGGGAAGTCCAGAACACAAAGTCGCAAAACACTGAGCAATCTCATTGAGATCTTCCTACAACCAGATGGTCACCTCTTGGCTATTTTGTGTAGATACCGGCTCCGCACTACTGGATTTAGGGTACATCTCATCAGGATCATAACATTTTGACAACCATTagaaacaaacaccattgtaaagtACTCATTTTATTGAAACATGCTCAAGTCAAAGGACTTCATATCCATACTGGGGATAGTGGAACGTGATGCACCCTTCTTCAGGCCACCTACAAATAGATGGCTGTAGAGACAGAAAAGACAGCCATCCCTGTAACAGGTTGAAGAATTGTTAGTAACATGCATCTCATTGCTGTtggatgttacagtaaaataaccagcacacacacacctgacaagcAAAGTGTTCCAGACCATTACACCAACCAGTCAACTGAATACAGAACACAATGACAGATGAGTAGGTTACAGGTTCAAGTTAATTTGGCATCAAAGCTGATACAATTAAAAGCCAAGTGTAAACTATAGTCTTCAATGCCAAAATCACCAACCTTGTTCTACAGTAGGATATTTTACAAATTCACTGGGGATCCGGGTTTCAGAGTTTTCCACTATTGTGAGCGGTCCAAGAACAGAGTTTTGAACCAGGCCCTGGGGTTCTGAGAAAAAATAGATATAAATTACTTCAAGCTGCAGTCCCATCAGAACTCAAGAGTGATCAGCTCAAATGAATATGGAACTACAGTTTAGTCAGGCTTGAAATGAAGTGCCTCAAAATACCTGAATCCACGCCCCTCTTCAACCGAGGCTTGCAACTCGAGTCACAGCACTTGCAGAGGTCACTTTGAGACGGGTCGTCCAGCAGCTCCCATCTATGAATAAAAAAAGTTGGCTGGTGCATTGGCACTAACGTCATTATGGTCGTTATGTGACCAATACTTACCGTCCAGTCTCTTTAATATAGTGGCAGGCCTTCTTTTCGACATCAAAAACCTCAGGGTCCCATGCAACAAGCTTACAATGAATATACACCTGGGGTGAAATAAGAGAACAGTCAAGAGCTACAGTATGAAAACAACCCAGTCATACCGAGAACTTGTGGTCCACTCACTTCCTCGCCTAAGGCAAACTTGAAGGACTGCAGGTAAAGCAGAATAGCAGACGAGTGGTACCTAGGCAGGAACCTGGAGTTCCCAGTCTTCCCATCTGCAAGGCAACTGAAAATGCATTGTGCAATGAGCAGACAAACAGAACTTCCATCCAGCAAATAAGCTaactttaaaatgtattcaatgctTTTCAACATTTGAGTAGGCCGTTTAGCGCTAGGCAgtcaaaaaccaaaatgtgcaccctaCATGGCCATAGCCAGGTCTGGTACATACCCCTTGTTGGTGATGATGGGGTACACCGGGCTCGCAGACTGCAGTTCTGGTGTTGTGGCCGCCACACACTCCTCCAAGAGCAGCAGCAAGGGCTGATGGTCCTTCTGATCCACTGCTGCCCAGATGGGGATGAAAGAGCCCAGGGGAAACAGGCTGCTCTTAGCCAGACCAGTAAGGTCTTCTACATGcaacagagaggggaaggggcTCAATGCTCATACGTACTGTACAGCCACAGGTTTCAACTAGCTTTGGGCAGTGTCCTCTGCTAAGAATTtctttaccaggtaagttgactgaacaTATTCTTACAATAATTGTTGTTGTATGAGTCACTCACCATTGAGGAGTGCCATGTGGAAAACCAATCCTCCATGACCCTCAGCACTACCATAGGCAGGGATAAGGAATGGGGGAATCCATCCCTCAGGTCTACATACAAGGGGGAATGTTTAGTTTAATAATGAAGGTGGCAAAGGCTTAGGAAGATTTGATTCCAACACCATAGCTAGAGTACACTACACCCAATAGAGCCCTAAAACTCAActcagttccactgcatttaaaaataattcccctctaattagggactgatttagacctgggacaccaggtgtgtgcaattaatgatAAAGTAGAACCGAAAGACAGCAGGCGCCAGACCTcttagggtaagagttgagtagCCCTGGCATAGATGGTTACCTTATGTAAACACACTTAATATGGTGACTAATAGCAGCAGGTTTGGGCTTTTGGTTAGGTCTGTAAGTCAGGCTGGTTGAATAGATGTGTTTTTTGCCAGTCACCTGGGGAATAGAAGGAGAAGCATTAGTTGTCGCAGGATCCAAAATGGCATACATTGGGTCAAGAGTTAGACATTACCCGTTTCTTGATGGCACAGCCATTGAGGTTGTAGTGGAATGTCGCCATCCCTTCTCCCGTGGGAAGAACAGAAAATGTGGACggaacacagtgtccaaggaaaaGACGGGCAGCATGTTCAACCAACTCTGGACTGACCTTCCATGTCACTTTAATGGAGTGTTTCTCACAATCCACATTAAAATCTAAAAATATAAATTTGATAATGTCATCATTCACATCTCAAGAGCCAACACCACAACTTGGCTAGTCTGTTAGGCGGTCAGCATGAGATAAGTAGCCTATTCAAGTTAACATGGTATCAGCGCTACATAATCATATTATGCGTTCATTATTAGACGTACCTTCATTGGCAGCGCTTGCTGCTGCTACGACGACAGCCAAAACAATTGCACATTGCCACAGGAGAGACATGACTGAATGATCTAGGAGTGCCTACAAACTAGAAATATTTATGGACCAATTGATCCTAATCATCTTAATTCTGAACACCCGTGAGAGGTCAAGGAGCGATAATTATAGACCTAAAAACTTACCAACATCATCACTTTTGGTATTTCCTGGTCTGAAAACATCCTTGAATTTTTATGGGTTTTAAAAGTAAAAACTGTAATAGTCACATCTTTTCCCCATAAAGTAGTCTGTAAAGCGTCTCACAAAACACGATGGACGGACAGAATAGTGACTTACACAGGAAATAAAGTTGAATCAAAAAGATTGAACAATCTGGTTTGCTCAATTTGACAGTACCACACTAAGTGTGGATTAGGTATTTTTTTACATCGTTTTAAAGCGTATTTTATGCGACAGTCAAAATGCTGATCAAGGATAAGGAAAGACCAGCCATTTAATTGGTGGCCAAACCCGCTAGTTTACATACTGAATGATCATCTCATCACCGATCTAGCTGTCTGCCGTAGCTAAATATATGAATAGATCTGAAAAGCGCTATATAGTGGGCATCGCAGCAGACCATTGGCATACCCGTATAGAATGCAGAGTTCGCTAACGTTAactatactgaaccaaaatgtAAACGCCGCAAGCAACAATGAAAGATTTTtctgagttacatttcatataaggatatcagtcaattgaattaaattcattaggccccaatctatggatttctcaggactgggcaggggcgcaggcATGGGTGGGACTGGGAGAGCTGGGGTGCAGCAATGGATGGGACTGGGAGGGCAAGTGCGCAGCCACAGGGGAGCCAGgccaagccaatcagaatgagttcttccccacaaaagggctttattacagacagaaatactcctcagtttcatcagctgtcagggtTGCTGGTTTCAGAggatccctcaggtgaagaagccagatgtggacgtcctgggctggagtggttacacgtggttgtgaggccggttggacgtactgccaaattctctaaaacgacattggaggcggcttatgtagagaaattaacagtcaattctctggcaaaagcgTTGGTGGACTTTCCCAcagtcagcatggcaattgcaTTTTGTATGCTATTTTGTATgctattgtatgtgtgaacgatggctagctcctcgaatgatcccagtccctcccattgtgcatctgttgtagaaagaggcaacgattctcagaacatatgttctctacaaatgttttatttccttttggatgcaggtatgtggttttatctatgtaaaatatgttatgtATAATAAGGAGAGACTGTATTAATTTTTGTATTcaaaatcattttgatgcactgagagaaagaggcgacgattctcagaacatatgtgctctacaaatgttttatttccttttggatgcagatgcAACATGCAGAGAGTGAGTTCTGCTTAattaaaactacctgatctccaaagtccacgtctatagtctcaatcaaccacacacaacgcagagttacagcgTTACAGTATAGCACCGGTTACATTGGTGCCTTCTAGTCCCGGATTCATCGTTGATCGACGTCAGCTCAATCACCGCGGCGCTGCTGCTCTAGAGACTAATTATATCATTGATGTACTCTTGCCGCCTTGTGGCAAAAATCGGAACTACAGTCTTTTTTCCTGTTGATTTTTTTTCTGACAACGATGTATTGAGAGCGCTGTTTATAGTTAACCAACATAGAAGTGTGTTCATCAACAGACATTTTAACGTAACATTAGTGGTTTAGTGGCATGGCATCTTATAATGGTGATGAACCCAAATTCACTGCTGGGAGGGGGAGGTTTTTCTCATACTCTGATCAAACCCCTGTAAAGTGTGTAGGTGCAGGAGGTTCCCCCATGTTTTGCTCCACAAAAAAATGGGATGAAAGCCCTTCATCTGGTGTTAATCCAAATGCCCCTGTAGATGGTCTAGCTGAGCTGGTCACTCAGCTAGCCCAGGAAATAGGGAGCTCCATTAGGGAAGAACTACAGAGTGGCAGGTCCAGTACTTAtgagccaccagtaagtacagaaaAGATAAGTGATCATCATTCAGAGTCGGTAGGATATGTAGATCTCAGTAAAATTAAGTTCATCATGCAATCAGACATAAAGGAACCTCCTACATATAGAGGAGATGTTACAGACAAATGCTCCATTCATGAATGGGAGGAGTTGACGAGAATATACTTGAGGAGGAAGGGATGTCCGGTTGAGGAACAATCAGATGAGATAATTAGTCGATTATCTGGCAAAGCAAGAGACATGGTAAAGATACATTTACACAATGAGACAACAGTTGATCCTACAGAGAAGCCAGAGATTGTATTTGACATTCTGAAACAGAATTTCAGCGAATTGGCCTATTCATGCATGCCCTTGGCTGATTTTTACAATACTAAACCTGTACCCGGAGAGGCTGTTATGGAGTATTGGGTTCGATTGAACAAGGCCGTAGATGTCGCTGACGAGGGCCTTAAGAGACAAGGTAAGAAGATTGACTCCGATGTCGTTAGGATGTTTGTAACATACTGCCCTGACCCCAAACTGGCAGCAGTATTCCAATACAAGTCTGCTGAGAAATGGACTGCGAATGAAGTACAGGAGAGAATCTATGAACATGAACGCCGCAGGAAAGCCACCATGTGTCAATCTACCGCTGTATCCTCAAAGCAAGTAACAGTACATCCCCAGATAACTCCATGTGAAGGCGGGGTCAACTGATAACTGATGTAATTTACTCATGTTACCTTATAACTCTTATATGGCTCTATCATGTGGACAATTGAATATTATTTCTAAGGTGTTTTTCCTGTGGTTCCATTTGTTGCCAACATTTGTTGTTGCCACCAGGTGACATCTCTCATTTAAACATCTTTGGCCAGTGCATACGTGAAAATGATTTCATTTGAATAAAGTGTAAACAGATGATTACAGTTACATAAGTGGCAACAGGGAAACTATGACAACATTGCCATTACTGTTGAAAGTTTCCCTTTTTCTCTCTATTTTTACCCCACGTAGTTTTTTTTTGCATCGATAACGACAAAAAGCAAAGTCTCAAATTTTAAGCAACATTTGGTAAAAAATCATTTATACACGTTTTTCCATTGTATACTCCCAGGGCCACAAGCCATGTATGTTCTCTGTACTCTATGACAGGTTTAAAGTTCATGTTCTGTAGACCTATGACACTGACGCTACATGATACATTTGGCTGTTATTAAAATATAAATCTCAATGCATTTCAGCACACTGATATCATAAATGAGGGTCTATTGCTGTCCTCTTAAAAGCTGGGAAAAAAACACCTTTGCAGAGTGGATGAAGCCAACACATACTGTACCCTACATTATATGAGCATAACACTCATAGGAGTTTCACCTACTCAATCGTTCTCAGAGCGGGAAAGGCAACCAATGAAAAAGAAGAGGAGGCGGGAATACCAAACGGAGAGCAGGCAGGTAGACATGTCACTTGATAGGCAAAATAAACACGTTTGGGAAAAAAGTGAGGGAGGAATAGGAAGTACAAAATTCTGCAGGAGCGAGCAGCATAAAAGCAAAGTTGAATATAGTTTTTCATTTTGTGCATTAATGTCCTGTTTCCAGTTAGTCTAATTAACTGAATAAATACTAAATGTGATGCAAGCTAAAATTAGTTAGGTAAAATGTGTTTTCTACGTTGTTAGCAAGCCAACAGTTTAGCCTTAGTTACCAAGCTGCTAGCTAGCTCAACAGTTTCAgccttacagtgccttcagacctttgacttattccacattttgtgttgcagcctgaataaaatgtttaaatatatattttttatatcacccatctacacataccccataatgacaaagtaaaaacatgtttatagaaatgtttgcaaatgtattgaaaatgaaatatctaTTACataccctgagtcaatactttgtacaagcacctttggcagagattacagcagtgagtctttctgggtaagtctataagagctttccacacctcgattgtgcaatatttgcccattattctttacagaattcttcaagctctgtcaaattggttatcGATCAAcagcagtgtatatttggccttgtgttttaggttattgtcctgctgaatggtgCGTTTGTCTccaagtgtctgttggaaagcagactgaaccaggttttccttcaggattttgcctgtgcttagctctattccatttattttgatCCTAAAATAttcagtccttgccgatgacacacatacccataacatgatgcagccaccaccatgcttggaaaatatgaagagtggtactcagtcatGTGGTGTTTGATTTGCCTCAAATATActgtaatgctttgtattcaggacatagttCACTTTGACCCATTTCTGtacagttttactttagtaccttattgcaaacaggatgcatgtttcggAATATTacattctgtacagacttccttctctTCACTATAattggttagtattgtggagtaacaatgtacaatgctgttgatccagcctcagttctctcctatcacagccattaagcaTGGCCATCAGCCACCTACAATCTCTAAACTTGGCTTGTCAATTTGATCTTGGGGTGGGCTACTGCTGAAAAAGTATAGCCGACAATAAGCAGGTTCACTGACAAGCTTTCAAATAGCGTTACCATTGCATGAACACCTGCTGTGACTATCATTAGCAAACTAATTATGCCAAGAGAAGGTGTTAGAGTTCAAGAGTAATCAGGACACTGGGAAGTCCAGAACACAAAGTCGCAAAACACTGAGCAATCTCATTGAGATCTTCCTACAACCAGATGGTCACCTCTTGGCTATTTTGTGTAGATACCGGCTCCGCACTACTGGATTTAGTGTACATCGCATCAGGATCATAACATTTTGACAACCATTagaaacaaacaccattgtaaagtACTCATTTTATTGAAACGTGCTCAAGTCAAAGGACTTCATATCCATACTGGGGATAGTGGAACGTGATGCACCCTTCTTCAGGCCACCTACAATTAGATGGCTGTAGAGACAGAAAAGACAGCCATCCCTGTAACAGGTTGAAGAATTGTTAGTAACATGCATCTCATTGCTGTTGGCATCCATTGCTGTtggatgttacagtaaaataaCCAGCACACACCTGACAAGCAAAGTGTTCCAGACCATTACGCCAACCAGTCAACTGAATACAGAACACAATGACAGATGAGTAGGTTACAGGTTCAAGTTCATTTGGCATCAAAGCTGATACAATTAAAAGCCAAGTGTAAACTATAGTCTTCAATGCCAAAATCACCAACCTTGTTCTACAGTAGGATATTTTACAAATTCACTGGGGATCCGGGTTTCAGAGTTTTCCACTATTGTGAGCGGTCCAAGAACAGAGTTTTGAACCAGGCCCTGGGGTTCTGAGAAAAAATAGATATAAATTACTTCAAGCTGCAGTCCCATCAGAACTCAAGAGTGATCAGCTCAAATGAATATGGAACTACAGTTTAGTCAGGCTTGAAATGAAGTGCCTCAAAATACCTGAATCCACGCCCCTCTTCAACCGAGGCTTGCAACTCGAGTCACAGCACTTGCAGAGGTCACTTTGAGACGGGTCGTCCAGCAGCTCCCATCTATGAATAAAAAAAGTTGGCTGTTGCATTGGCACTAACGTCATTATGGTCGTTATGTGACCAATACTTACCCTCCAGTCTCTTTAATATAGTGGCAGGCCTTCTTTTCGATATCAAAAACCTCAGGGTCCCATGCAACAAGCTTACAATGAATATACACCTGGGGTGAAATAAGAGAACAGTCAAGAGCTACAGTATGAAAACAACCCAGTCATACCGAGAACTTGTGGTCCACTCACTTCCTCGCCTAAGGCAAACTTGAAGGACTGCAGGTAAAGCAGAATAGCAGACGAGTGGTACCTAGGCAGGAACCTGGAGTTCCCAGTCTTCCCATCTGCAAGGCAACTGAAAATGCATTGTGCAATGAGCAGACAAACAGAACTTCCATCCAGCAAATAAGCTaactttaaaatgtattcaatgctTTTCAACATTTGAGTAGGCCGTTTAGCGCTAGGCAgtcaaaaaccaaaatgtgcaccctaCATGGCCATAGCCAGGTCTGGTACATACCCCTTGTTGGTGATGATGGGGTACACCAGGCTCGCAGACTGCAGTTCTGGTGTTGTGGCCGCCACACACTCCTCCAAGAGCAGCAGCAAGGGCTGATGGTCCTTCTGATCCACTGCTGCCCAGATGGGGATGAAAGAGCCCAGGGGAAACAGGCTGCTCTTAGCCAGACCAGTAAGGTCTTCTACATGcaacagagaggggaaggggcTCAATGCTCATACGTACTGTACAGCCACAGGTTTCAACTAGCTTTGGGCAGTGTCCTCTGCTAAGAATTtctttaccaggtaagttgactgaacaTATTCTTACAATAATTGTTGTTGTATGAGTCACTCACCATTGAGGAGTGCCATGTGGAAAACCAATCCTCCATGACCCTCAGCACTACCATAGGCAGGGATAAGGAATGGGGGAATCCATCCCTCAGGTCTACATACAAGGGGGAATGTTTAGTTTAATAATGAAGGTGGCAAAGGCTTAGGAAGATTTGATTCCAACACCATAGCTAGAGTACACTACACCCAATAGAGCCCTAAAACTCAActcagttccactgcatttaaaaaaaataattcccctctaattagggactgatttagacctgggacaccaggtgtgtgcaattaatgatAAAGTACAACCGAAAGACAGCAGGCGCCAGACCTcttagggtaagagttgagtagCCCTGGCATAGATGGTTACCTTATGTAAACACACTTAATATGGTGACTAATAGCAGCAGGTTTGGGCTTTTGGTTAGGTCTGTAAGTCAGGCTGGTTGAATAGATGTGTTTTTTGCCAGTCACCTGGGGAATAGAAGGAGAAGCATTAGTCGTCGCAGGATCCAAAATGGCATACATTGGGTCAAGAGTTAGACATTACCCGTTTCTTGATGGCACAGCCATTGAGGTTGTAGTGGAATGTCGCCATCCCTTCTCCCGTGGGAAGAACAGAAAATGTGGACggaacacagtgtccaaggaaaaGACGGGCAGCATGTTCAACCAACTCTGGACTGACCTTCCATGTCACTTTAATGGAGTGTTTCTCACAATCCACATTAAAATCTAAAAATATAAATTTGATAATGTCATCATTCACATCTCAAGAGCCAACACCACAACTTGGCTAGTCTGTTAGGCGGTCTGCATGAGATAAGTAGCCTATTCAAGTTAACATGGTATCAGCGCTACATAATCATATTATGCGTTCATTATTAGACGTACCTTCATTGGCAGCGCTTGCTGCTGCTACGACGACAGCCAAAACAATTGCACATTGCCACAGGAGAGACATGACTGAATGATCTAGGAGTGCCTACAAACTAGAAATATTTATGGACCAATTGATCCTAATCATCTTAATTCTGAACACCCGTGAGAGGTCAAGGAGCGATAATTATAGACCTAAAAACTTACCAACATCATCACTTTTGGTATTTCCGGGTCTGAAAACATCCTTGAATTTTTATGGGTTTTAAAAGTAAAAACTGTAATAGTCACATCTTTTCCCCATAAAGTAGTCTGTAAAGCGTCTCACAAAACACGATGGACGGACAGAATAGTGACTTACACAGGAAATAAAGTTGAATCAAAAAGATTGAACAATCTGGTTTGCTCAATTTGACAGTACCACACTAAGTGTGGATTAGGTATTTTTTTACATCGTTTTAAAGCGTATTTTATGCGACAGTCAAAATGCTGATCAAGGATAAGGTAAAACCAGCCATTTAATTGGTGGCCAAACCCGCTAGTTTACATACTGAATGATCATCTCATCACCGATCTAGCTGTCTGCCGTAGCTAAATATATGAATAGATCTGAAAAGCGCTATATAGTGGGCATCGCAGCAGGCCATTGGCATACCCGTATAGAATGCAGAGTTCGCTAACGTTAactatactgaaccaaaatgtAAACGCCGCAAGCAACAATGAAAGATTTTtctgagttacatttcatataaggatatcagtcaattgaattaaattcattaggccccaatctatggatttcacaggactgggcaggggcgcaggcATGGGTGGGACTGGGAGAGCAGGGGTGCAGCAATGGATGGGACTGGGAGGGCAAGTGCGCAGCCACAGGGGAGCCAGgccaagccaatcagaatgagttcttccccacaaaagggctttattacagacagaaatactcctcagtttcatcagctgtcagggtTGCTGGTTTCAGAggatccctcaggtgaagaagccagatgtggacgtcctgggctggagtggttacacgtggttgtgaggccggttggacgtactgccaaattctctaaaacgacattggaggcggcttatgtaGATAAATTAACAgtcaattctctggcaaaagcgTTGGTGGACTTTCCCAcagtcagcatggcaattgcaTTTTGTATGCTATTTTGTATgctattgtatgtgtgaacgatggctagctcctcgaatgatcccagtccctcccattgtgcatctgttgtagaaagaggcaacgattctcagaacatatgttctctacaaatgttttatttccttttggatgcaggtatgtggttttatctatgtaaaatatgttatgtATAATAAGGAGAGACTGTATTAATTTTTGTATTcaaaatcattttgatgcactgagagaaagaggcgacgattctcagaacatatgtgctctacaaatgttttatttccttttggatgcagatgcAACATGCAGAGAGTGAGTTCTGCTTAattaaaactacctgatctccaaagtccacgtctatagtctcaatcaaccacacacaacgcagagttacagcgTTACAGTATAGCACCGGTTACATTGGTGCCTTCTAGTCCCGGATTCATCGTTGATCGACGTCAGCTCAATCACCGCGGCGCTGCTGCTCTAGAGACTAATTATATCATTGAGGTACTCTTGCCGCCTTGTGGCAAAAATCGGAACTACAGTCTTTTTTCCTGTTGATTTTTTTTCTGACAACGATGTATTGAGAGCGCTGTTTATAGTTAACCAACATAGAAGTGTGTTCATCAACAGACATTTTAACGTAACATTAGTGGTTTAGTGGCATGGCATCTTATAATGGTGATGAACCCAAATTCACTGCTGGGAGGGGGAGGTTTTTCTCATACTCTGATCAAACCCCTGTAAAGTGTGTAGGTGCAGGAGGTTCCCCCATGTTTTGCTCCACAAAAAAATGGGATGAAAGCCCTTCATCTGGTGTTAATCCAAATGCCCCTGTAGATGGTCTAGCTGAGCTGGTCACTCAGCTAGCCCAGGAAATAGGGAGCTCCATTAGGG includes:
- the LOC118936556 gene encoding zona pellucida sperm-binding protein 3-like, with the translated sequence MSLLWQCAIVLAVVVAAASAANEDFNVDCEKHSIKVTWKVSPELVEHAARLFLGHCVPSTFSVLPTGEGMATFHYNLNGCAIKKRVTGKKHIYSTSLTYRPNQKPKPAAISHHIKCVYIRPEGWIPPFLIPAYGSAEGHGGLVFHMALLNEDLTGLAKSSLFPLGSFIPIWAAVDQKDHQPLLLLLEECVAATTPELQSASPVYPIITNKGCLADGKTGNSRFLPRYHSSAILLYLQSFKFALGEEVYIHCKLVAWDPEVFDVEKKACHYIKETGRWELLDDPSQSDLCKCCDSSCKPRLKRGVDSEPQGLVQNSVLGPLTIVENSETRIPSEFVKYPTVEQVDWLV
- the LOC110493625 gene encoding uncharacterized protein LOC110493625, which gives rise to MSLLWQCAIVLAVVVAAASAANEDFNVDCEKHSIKVTWKVSPELVEHAARLFLGHCVPSTFSVLPTGEGMATFHYNLNGCAIKKRVTGKKHIYSTSLTYRPNQKPKPAAISHHIKCVYIRPEGWIPPFLIPAYGSAEGHGGLVFHMALLNEDLTGLAKSSLFPLGSFIPIWAAVDQKDHQPLLLLLEECVAATTPELQSASLVYPIITNKGCLADGKTGNSRFLPRYHSSAILLYLQSFKFALGEEVYIHCKLVAWDPEVFDIEKKACHYIKETGGWELLDDPSQSDLCKCCDSSCKPRLKRGVDSEPQGLVQNSVLGPLTIVENSETRIPSEFVKYPTVEQVDWLA